The Mycobacterium seoulense genome has a window encoding:
- a CDS encoding SRPBCC family protein — translation MCLDQAMEGSATVHMAASADKIWDLIANVGNIGRFSPEVFEAEWLGDANGPALGAKFRGHVRRNEIGPVYWTTCEVTACEPGREFGFAVLLGDRAVNNWHYRLAPSGGGTDVTESFRLNPAPWIGLYWLFGGFLRKRRNVRDMTKTLNRIKDVVEAD, via the coding sequence CTGTGTTTGGATCAGGCCATGGAAGGTTCGGCCACCGTTCACATGGCGGCGTCTGCGGACAAGATCTGGGATCTGATCGCAAACGTCGGCAACATCGGACGGTTCTCCCCCGAGGTGTTTGAGGCCGAATGGCTGGGCGACGCGAACGGCCCGGCCCTCGGCGCCAAATTCCGCGGTCATGTGCGGCGTAACGAGATCGGGCCGGTGTATTGGACGACGTGCGAGGTCACCGCGTGTGAACCGGGCCGCGAATTCGGCTTTGCGGTGCTGCTCGGCGATCGGGCGGTCAACAACTGGCACTACCGATTGGCTCCCAGCGGTGGCGGCACGGACGTGACCGAGTCTTTCCGCCTCAACCCGGCGCCGTGGATCGGCCTCTACTGGCTGTTCGGTGGTTTTCTGCGCAAGCGGCGCAACGTCCGCGACATGACCAAAACCCTGAACCGCATCAAAGATGTGGTCGAGGCGGACTGA
- the rpfC gene encoding resuscitation-promoting factor RpfC: MGNALATAAEIHDMKILCKPLVKSLAVGGFVAASIASSTGVATSAPTPNWDAIAQCESGGNWHANTGNGEYGGLQFKPGTWERYGGVGNPAAASREQQIAVANRVFADQGVEAWPKCGTASGLPIGWYSHPAQGIKEIINGLIQAATPH, translated from the coding sequence ATGGGTAACGCTTTGGCCACAGCGGCCGAAATCCATGACATGAAAATTCTCTGCAAGCCTCTCGTCAAGTCCCTGGCGGTCGGCGGGTTCGTTGCAGCGTCGATAGCTTCGTCCACCGGTGTGGCCACCTCGGCCCCCACGCCCAACTGGGACGCGATCGCCCAGTGCGAGTCCGGTGGCAACTGGCACGCCAACACCGGAAACGGTGAATACGGTGGCCTCCAATTCAAACCGGGCACCTGGGAGCGATACGGCGGTGTCGGCAATCCCGCGGCTGCGTCCCGGGAGCAGCAAATCGCCGTCGCCAACCGGGTTTTCGCCGACCAAGGGGTCGAGGCGTGGCCGAAGTGCGGCACCGCCTCGGGCCTGCCGATCGGGTGGTACTCGCACCCCGCGCAGGGCATCAAGGAGATCATCAACGGGCTGATCCAGGCGGCGACCCCACACTGA
- a CDS encoding chorismate mutase translates to MANRRTALVARCCGGMLAGLAILAAPPARADETSSLTGLVDAAAQRLRIAEPVAAFKWTTHGAIEDQGRAQLELAKMAAQASVQQIDADYVTRLFADQISATEGIEYSRFAQWKLDPGSAPTEAADLSASRSAIDDLNQVMLSQVVAHWDLLHSPACAAQLDAATRGVVRGRRLDGLYQRALALATRSYCQQ, encoded by the coding sequence ATGGCCAACCGCCGCACCGCTCTCGTTGCCCGCTGCTGCGGCGGCATGCTCGCCGGGCTGGCGATCCTGGCGGCGCCGCCGGCGAGAGCGGACGAGACGAGTTCACTCACCGGGCTGGTCGACGCCGCCGCGCAGCGCCTACGGATCGCCGAGCCGGTCGCCGCTTTCAAGTGGACCACCCACGGGGCCATCGAAGACCAGGGCCGCGCCCAGCTAGAGCTCGCGAAGATGGCCGCCCAGGCCTCGGTCCAGCAGATCGACGCCGATTACGTGACCCGGCTCTTCGCCGACCAGATCAGCGCGACCGAGGGGATCGAATACAGCCGGTTCGCGCAATGGAAGCTCGATCCCGGGTCCGCCCCGACCGAGGCGGCGGACCTGTCGGCGTCGCGGTCAGCGATCGACGACCTCAATCAAGTGATGCTGTCCCAGGTGGTGGCCCATTGGGACCTGCTGCATTCGCCGGCGTGCGCCGCGCAGCTCGACGCCGCCACGCGCGGCGTCGTCCGCGGGCGCCGGCTCGACGGCCTCTATCAACGGGCGCTGGCGTTAGCAACGCGGTCATATTGCCAGCAATAA
- the ag85B gene encoding diacylglycerol acyltransferase/mycolyltransferase Ag85B, producing MTDLSEKVRAWGRRLLVGAAAAVTLPGLIGLAGGAPTAGAFSRPGLPVEYLQVPSAGMGRNIKVQFQSGGNGSPAVYLLDGLRAQDDYNGWDINTPAFEWYYQSGLSIVMPVGGQSSFYSDWYSPACGKAGCSTYKWETFLTSELPQYLASNKSVKSTGSAAVGISMAGSSALILAAYHPNQFIYAGSLSALMDPSQGMGPSLIGLAMGDAGGYKASDMWGPSSDPAWQRNDPSLQIPKLVGNNTRLWIYCGNGTPSELGGANMPAEFLENFVRSSNLKFQDAYNAAGGHNAVFNFNANGTHSWEYWGAQLNAMKPDLQGTLGATPGGGG from the coding sequence ATGACAGATCTGAGCGAGAAGGTCCGGGCCTGGGGGCGCCGGCTTTTAGTCGGTGCAGCAGCGGCTGTCACCCTGCCTGGCCTGATCGGTCTTGCCGGCGGCGCGCCGACCGCGGGAGCGTTCTCCCGCCCGGGCCTGCCCGTCGAATATCTGCAGGTGCCGTCGGCGGGGATGGGGCGCAACATCAAGGTCCAATTCCAGAGCGGCGGCAACGGCTCCCCCGCGGTGTACCTGCTGGACGGCTTGCGCGCCCAGGACGACTACAACGGCTGGGACATCAACACCCCCGCGTTCGAGTGGTACTACCAGTCGGGCCTGTCAATCGTCATGCCCGTCGGTGGCCAGTCCAGCTTCTACAGCGACTGGTACAGCCCGGCCTGCGGCAAGGCCGGCTGCTCGACCTATAAATGGGAGACCTTCCTGACCAGTGAGCTCCCGCAGTACCTGGCCTCCAACAAGAGCGTCAAGTCCACGGGCAGCGCCGCGGTCGGCATCTCGATGGCCGGTTCGTCGGCGCTCATCCTGGCCGCCTACCACCCGAACCAGTTCATCTACGCGGGTTCGCTGTCGGCCCTGATGGACCCCTCGCAGGGCATGGGGCCCTCCCTGATCGGCCTCGCGATGGGCGACGCCGGCGGCTACAAGGCGAGCGACATGTGGGGCCCGTCGAGCGACCCCGCGTGGCAGCGCAACGACCCCTCACTGCAGATCCCCAAGCTGGTGGGCAACAACACCCGACTCTGGATCTACTGCGGTAACGGCACACCGTCGGAGCTGGGCGGGGCCAATATGCCCGCCGAGTTCCTGGAGAACTTCGTACGCAGCAGCAACCTGAAGTTCCAGGACGCCTACAACGCTGCCGGCGGCCACAACGCGGTGTTCAACTTCAACGCCAACGGCACGCACAGCTGGGAGTACTGGGGAGCGCAGCTCAACGCCATGAAGCCGGACCTGCAGGGCACCCTGGGTGCCACTCCCGGCGGCGGCGGATAG
- a CDS encoding DUF7159 family protein: MDTVLGLSVTPTAMGWVLAEGHGADGTILDHQELALHVGRGARAVGTAEQVADEIARVEAQAAASDHRLRVIGVTWSDDACAQAALLLESLTDAGFDNVVPVRQLEAVETLAQAIAPVIGYQQTAVCILEPDSTTVVMVDTHGGETQTATKQVRGGFDGLTRWLTGMFDRNGWQPGGVVVVGAHNDIDGFSWHLENTLPVPVFVQTMAQVTIARGAALTAARSTEFTDDQLVVHPGEPVTTPTAPRKLPYTGAVTTLAAGVVTFVSSISLAVGLQLAPASNSAPRNEVHAPPPQVAEAVAPPPVVAPLTPQPKAPVREPITEPAAPDVQQPDTNGRQSYLTRVLEHIPADAGDSTGDSAPQPPTQPQP, from the coding sequence TTGGACACGGTACTTGGGCTATCAGTGACGCCGACCGCTATGGGGTGGGTGCTCGCTGAGGGGCACGGCGCGGACGGCACCATCCTGGATCATCAGGAGCTGGCGCTGCACGTCGGCCGCGGTGCGCGCGCCGTCGGTACTGCGGAGCAGGTGGCGGACGAGATCGCGCGGGTGGAAGCGCAGGCGGCTGCGAGCGACCACCGGCTGCGGGTCATCGGGGTCACCTGGAGCGACGACGCATGCGCGCAGGCCGCCCTGCTGCTCGAATCGTTGACCGACGCGGGCTTCGACAACGTCGTGCCCGTCCGCCAACTCGAGGCCGTCGAGACACTGGCACAGGCCATCGCACCGGTGATCGGCTACCAGCAGACCGCGGTCTGCATCCTCGAACCCGACTCGACGACCGTCGTCATGGTCGACACCCACGGCGGCGAAACGCAAACGGCTACCAAGCAGGTGCGCGGCGGCTTCGACGGGCTGACTCGATGGCTGACCGGCATGTTCGACCGCAACGGGTGGCAGCCGGGCGGCGTTGTCGTCGTAGGCGCGCACAACGACATCGACGGCTTCTCCTGGCATCTCGAAAATACGCTGCCCGTACCAGTTTTCGTGCAGACGATGGCGCAAGTGACCATCGCGCGGGGCGCGGCGCTCACCGCGGCCCGAAGCACCGAGTTCACCGACGACCAACTGGTCGTGCACCCCGGGGAACCGGTCACCACGCCCACGGCACCGCGGAAGCTGCCGTACACCGGGGCTGTGACCACCCTGGCCGCCGGGGTGGTCACCTTCGTCTCGTCGATATCGCTCGCGGTCGGCCTTCAGCTGGCTCCGGCCAGCAACTCCGCCCCGCGGAACGAGGTACATGCGCCGCCACCGCAGGTCGCCGAGGCTGTGGCACCGCCCCCGGTCGTCGCGCCGCTGACGCCGCAGCCGAAAGCGCCCGTCAGAGAACCGATCACGGAACCCGCCGCGCCGGACGTGCAGCAGCCGGACACCAACGGCCGCCAGTCCTACCTGACGCGAGTGCTCGAGCACATACCGGCCGACGCCGGCGACTCGACGGGTGATTCGGCGCCGCAGCCGCCCACCCAGCCGCAGCCCTGA
- a CDS encoding YceI family protein: MTELWTLTPSDGELLIRTGVTGRAARMGHRLTITMTRWEATVAWAGAEPLTAELAVEVDSFEVVRGEGGVKGLSGPEKTLVKSNALKSLDAGRFPEIRYAADTIEKAGDGYRLTGKLHIRGKSRTHVVDVRTEDLGDAWRMTVESAVRQTDYGVKPYSLLMGSVQVANDVSVSFTATHAKGA; encoded by the coding sequence GTGACCGAGCTATGGACCCTCACCCCATCCGACGGTGAGTTGTTGATCCGCACCGGCGTCACCGGCAGGGCGGCGCGGATGGGCCATCGGCTCACCATCACGATGACGCGCTGGGAGGCCACCGTGGCTTGGGCGGGCGCCGAACCACTCACCGCGGAGTTGGCCGTCGAGGTCGATTCCTTTGAGGTGGTGCGCGGCGAGGGCGGTGTCAAAGGCTTGTCCGGCCCGGAAAAGACCCTGGTGAAATCGAACGCGTTGAAATCGTTGGACGCCGGCAGGTTTCCCGAGATCCGTTATGCCGCAGACACCATCGAGAAGGCCGGCGACGGGTACCGCCTGACCGGCAAGCTGCACATCCGCGGCAAGTCCCGAACGCACGTCGTCGATGTGCGCACCGAGGATCTCGGCGACGCGTGGCGGATGACGGTCGAATCCGCCGTTCGCCAAACGGATTACGGCGTCAAGCCCTACTCACTGCTGATGGGCTCGGTCCAGGTCGCCAATGACGTTTCGGTGTCCTTCACCGCGACTCACGCGAAAGGCGCCTGA
- a CDS encoding alcohol dehydrogenase catalytic domain-containing protein produces MPTHQAVRIQSVGGPLELADVETTPPGRDEVRIAVTACGICGTDRAFVNGGFPNMSWPLTPGHEIAGRIAELGDGVEEFAVGDRVAVGWFGGCCYHCDPCRRGIFIHCANGKVPSWHYPGGYAESVTVPVSSLARIPSELSDVEAAPMGCAGVTTYHALRQTNAVPGDRVAILGVGGLGHLGVQFARAMGFETVAIARGTAKAEDARKLGAHHYVDSTSGDVAEALQALGGVAVVLATAGNSAAMADTVGGLLPQGQLVTIGVTPDPLPISPVQLITPGLSVIGHPSGTAKDVEDTMHFAVLSGVRAWIEELPLAQAAEGYAALEEGRAHYRTVLTM; encoded by the coding sequence ATGCCGACACATCAAGCCGTGCGGATACAGTCCGTGGGCGGCCCACTGGAGCTCGCCGATGTCGAAACAACGCCGCCCGGTCGTGACGAGGTGCGGATTGCGGTCACCGCGTGTGGGATATGCGGGACCGACCGCGCCTTCGTGAACGGCGGCTTCCCGAACATGTCCTGGCCACTGACCCCGGGGCACGAAATTGCCGGGAGGATCGCCGAACTCGGCGACGGCGTCGAAGAGTTCGCGGTCGGCGACCGGGTGGCGGTGGGGTGGTTCGGCGGCTGCTGTTATCACTGCGATCCGTGCCGCAGGGGGATTTTCATCCACTGCGCGAACGGTAAGGTGCCGAGCTGGCACTACCCCGGCGGGTACGCGGAGTCGGTGACGGTACCGGTCAGCTCGCTGGCCCGGATTCCGTCGGAGCTCTCCGACGTGGAGGCCGCGCCGATGGGCTGCGCGGGGGTCACCACCTACCACGCGCTGCGCCAGACCAACGCCGTGCCCGGTGACCGGGTGGCGATCCTGGGCGTCGGCGGGCTCGGCCATCTCGGGGTGCAGTTCGCTCGTGCGATGGGTTTCGAGACCGTTGCCATCGCCCGTGGTACCGCCAAAGCCGAAGACGCCAGGAAATTGGGGGCCCATCACTACGTCGACTCCACCAGCGGTGATGTCGCAGAAGCGTTGCAGGCCTTGGGTGGAGTCGCGGTCGTGCTGGCCACCGCCGGTAACTCCGCCGCCATGGCGGACACCGTCGGCGGGCTGCTGCCGCAAGGCCAACTGGTCACCATCGGCGTGACCCCCGATCCCCTGCCGATCAGCCCGGTCCAATTGATCACCCCGGGGCTCAGTGTGATCGGTCATCCCTCCGGCACGGCGAAAGACGTCGAAGACACGATGCACTTCGCGGTCCTGTCCGGTGTCCGGGCCTGGATCGAGGAGTTGCCGCTGGCACAGGCCGCCGAGGGCTACGCGGCGTTGGAAGAGGGCCGCGCGCACTACCGCACGGTGCTGACAATGTGA
- a CDS encoding cytochrome P450 — MPTVEPTAKPVPNLPPGFDFTDPDVHAERLPVEELAELRRTAPIWWNEQPIGAGGFDDGGFWVVSKHKDVKEVSLRSDVFSSLQKTALPRYKDGTVDEQVERGKFVLLNMDAPQHTRLRKIISRAFTPRAIERLRGDLAERARRIVEEAAAEGRGDFVEQVSCELPLQAIAGLMGVPQEDRKKLFHWSNEMVGDQDPEFASNDAMTASVELIMYGMQMAAERAKNPGEDLVTKLVQADIDGHKLSDDEFGFFVILLAVAGNETTRNSITQGMMAFTDFPDQWELFKRERPATAADEIVRWATPVTSFQRTALEDYELSGVQIKKGQRVVMVYRSANFDEDVFDDPFTFNILRDPNPHVGFGGTGAHYCIGANLARMTIDLMFNAIADGIPNLESIGKPERLRSGWLNGIKHWQVDYHTVGAAK; from the coding sequence ATGCCAACCGTCGAGCCAACCGCCAAGCCGGTCCCCAATCTTCCGCCCGGATTCGACTTCACCGACCCGGACGTCCACGCCGAGCGGCTGCCGGTGGAAGAGCTGGCCGAGCTGCGCCGAACCGCGCCGATCTGGTGGAACGAGCAGCCGATCGGGGCGGGCGGATTCGACGACGGCGGCTTCTGGGTGGTGTCCAAGCACAAAGACGTCAAAGAGGTTTCGCTGCGCAGCGACGTGTTCTCCAGCCTGCAGAAGACCGCGCTGCCACGCTACAAGGACGGCACGGTCGACGAGCAGGTCGAACGCGGCAAGTTCGTCCTGCTCAATATGGATGCACCCCAACACACCCGGCTGCGCAAGATCATCTCGCGTGCCTTCACCCCTCGAGCCATCGAGCGCCTGCGCGGCGACCTCGCCGAGCGCGCCCGGCGCATCGTCGAGGAAGCGGCCGCCGAGGGGCGCGGTGACTTCGTCGAGCAGGTGTCGTGCGAGCTGCCGTTGCAGGCCATCGCCGGGTTGATGGGCGTGCCACAGGAAGACCGCAAGAAGCTTTTCCACTGGTCCAACGAAATGGTCGGTGACCAGGACCCCGAGTTCGCCAGCAACGACGCCATGACCGCGTCCGTCGAACTCATCATGTACGGCATGCAGATGGCCGCCGAGCGGGCGAAGAATCCGGGCGAAGACCTGGTCACCAAGCTGGTCCAGGCCGACATCGACGGCCACAAGCTGTCCGACGACGAGTTCGGTTTCTTCGTGATCCTGCTGGCGGTGGCCGGCAACGAGACCACTCGCAACTCCATCACCCAGGGCATGATGGCCTTCACCGATTTCCCCGATCAGTGGGAGCTGTTCAAGCGGGAGCGTCCCGCCACCGCGGCCGACGAGATCGTCCGGTGGGCCACCCCGGTGACGTCCTTCCAGCGCACCGCGCTGGAGGACTACGAACTGTCGGGCGTGCAGATCAAGAAGGGGCAGCGGGTGGTGATGGTCTACCGCTCCGCCAATTTCGACGAGGACGTGTTCGACGACCCGTTCACCTTCAACATCCTGCGCGACCCCAACCCGCACGTGGGTTTCGGTGGCACCGGTGCCCATTACTGCATCGGGGCGAACCTGGCGCGGATGACCATCGACCTGATGTTCAACGCGATCGCCGACGGCATCCCCAACTTGGAATCGATCGGAAAGCCGGAGCGCCTCCGCTCGGGCTGGCTCAACGGGATCAAGCACTGGCAGGTCGACTACCACACCGTCGGCGCGGCGAAATAA
- a CDS encoding Rv1893 family protein: protein MGFTPKDAVDAARDIATNAVEKASDIVEHASDIIRGDIAGGASGIVQNSIDIGTYAVDRTKEMFTGRDEVDDDEI, encoded by the coding sequence ATGGGCTTCACCCCGAAGGATGCGGTCGACGCGGCCAGGGATATCGCGACCAACGCGGTCGAAAAGGCTTCCGACATCGTGGAACACGCCAGCGACATCATCCGTGGCGACATCGCCGGCGGCGCCAGCGGGATCGTTCAGAACTCGATCGACATCGGCACGTACGCGGTGGACCGCACCAAAGAGATGTTCACCGGCCGCGACGAGGTCGACGACGACGAAATCTAG
- a CDS encoding nitronate monooxygenase, which translates to MHTAICDELGIEFPIFAFTHCRDVVVAVSKAGGFGVLGAVGFTPEQLEIELNWIDENIGDHPYGVDIVIPNKYEGMDSHLSAEELAETLRKMVPQEHLDFGKKILADHGVPIEDSDGDSLQLLGWTEATATPQVEVALKHPKVKMIANALGTPPADMIKHIHDAGLKVAALCGSPSQARKHADAGVDIIIAQGGEAGGHCGEVGSIVLWPQVVKEVAPVPVLAAGGIGSGQQIAAALALGAQGAWTGSQWLMVEESSNTPVQQQAYVKAGSRDTVRSRSFTGKPARMLRNDWTEAWEQPDNPKPLGMPLQYMVSGMAVRATNRYPNESVDVAFNPVGQVVGQFTKVEKTATVIERWVQEYLEATNRLDELNEAASI; encoded by the coding sequence ATGCACACCGCCATCTGCGATGAGCTAGGTATCGAGTTTCCGATCTTCGCGTTCACCCACTGTCGTGATGTCGTGGTCGCGGTCAGCAAGGCCGGGGGGTTCGGCGTGCTCGGCGCGGTCGGCTTCACCCCGGAGCAGCTCGAGATCGAGCTCAACTGGATCGACGAGAACATCGGCGACCACCCGTACGGGGTCGACATCGTCATTCCCAACAAGTACGAGGGGATGGACTCGCACCTGTCCGCCGAAGAGCTGGCCGAAACGCTGCGCAAGATGGTGCCCCAAGAGCACCTGGACTTCGGCAAGAAGATCCTCGCCGACCACGGCGTGCCGATCGAGGACAGCGACGGCGACAGCCTGCAGCTCCTCGGTTGGACCGAGGCGACCGCCACGCCCCAGGTCGAGGTGGCGCTCAAGCACCCCAAAGTGAAGATGATCGCCAACGCGCTCGGCACCCCGCCGGCGGACATGATCAAGCACATCCACGACGCCGGACTCAAGGTGGCCGCGCTGTGCGGCTCGCCGTCGCAGGCACGCAAGCACGCCGACGCCGGCGTCGACATCATCATCGCCCAGGGCGGCGAGGCGGGCGGGCACTGCGGCGAGGTGGGCTCCATCGTGTTGTGGCCGCAGGTGGTCAAGGAGGTCGCCCCGGTGCCGGTGCTGGCGGCCGGCGGTATCGGCAGCGGCCAGCAGATCGCGGCGGCACTGGCGCTGGGTGCCCAAGGGGCGTGGACGGGCTCGCAGTGGCTGATGGTCGAGGAATCCTCGAACACCCCGGTTCAGCAGCAGGCGTACGTGAAGGCGGGTAGCCGCGACACCGTGCGCAGCCGGTCGTTCACCGGCAAGCCGGCCCGCATGTTGCGTAACGACTGGACCGAAGCGTGGGAGCAGCCGGACAACCCGAAGCCGCTCGGCATGCCGCTGCAGTACATGGTCTCCGGCATGGCGGTGCGGGCAACGAACCGGTACCCGAACGAGAGCGTGGACGTCGCGTTCAACCCGGTCGGTCAGGTCGTCGGCCAGTTCACCAAGGTGGAGAAGACGGCGACGGTCATCGAGCGCTGGGTGCAGGAATACCTGGAGGCGACCAACAGGCTCGACGAGCTCAACGAGGCCGCCTCCATCTGA
- a CDS encoding GreA/GreB family elongation factor produces the protein MTRLDYARLHNELAALRSRRSIEVPDDFMDYDANLVAGYAARRARICEIQDLLTNAVVGEDAVGARIAEPGMVLTIRYDASGETETFLLGRRFGEGADVTVYSTLSPLGHAIAGARPGEQRIYPLPDERGRLVTLLEAVPYEMYVAKNPDHRPPPRRNGDPRAPETTTTTGKQPKRSRRQRHRVAA, from the coding sequence ATGACGCGACTGGACTACGCGCGACTGCACAATGAGCTCGCCGCGCTGCGCTCGCGGCGCAGTATCGAAGTTCCCGACGACTTCATGGATTATGACGCGAATCTCGTCGCGGGCTACGCGGCGCGACGTGCACGCATATGCGAGATTCAGGATCTGCTGACCAACGCAGTCGTCGGTGAGGACGCCGTCGGCGCTCGCATCGCCGAACCGGGCATGGTTCTTACCATCCGCTACGACGCCTCCGGCGAGACGGAAACCTTCCTGCTCGGCCGGCGTTTCGGCGAGGGCGCCGACGTCACGGTCTACTCGACGCTGTCGCCGCTGGGCCACGCGATCGCCGGCGCACGTCCTGGCGAGCAGCGCATCTACCCGCTCCCCGACGAGAGGGGACGGCTGGTGACGCTGCTAGAGGCCGTGCCGTACGAGATGTACGTGGCGAAAAACCCCGACCACAGGCCGCCACCGCGACGCAACGGTGACCCTCGGGCGCCAGAGACCACCACAACGACAGGCAAGCAGCCGAAACGAAGTAGGCGTCAACGACATCGCGTCGCGGCGTAG
- a CDS encoding Rv1733c family protein, translating to MTTPHPNCGRPTGHRSDEDTALDTFTVRLPRWRFAQLFGFNPLVRIGDRVEALVVVLAVVISVIAVPIAAAVGTVVYDSRSRQYAERAQISRVVTGTVTSLKVAYHESLGPTITVLARWVDGGTEHTGAVSAPRGVTIGDSIDIWVGEDGSHVGPPPETAGDEAVAAALLTWFGVAIAAGVLVAGTRAAFNRARHAQWQKNFDNLVVDGDGHTNQR from the coding sequence ATGACTACCCCGCATCCCAATTGTGGCCGGCCGACGGGCCATCGGTCGGACGAAGACACGGCGTTGGACACCTTTACCGTGCGCTTGCCGCGGTGGCGATTTGCGCAACTATTTGGCTTCAACCCATTGGTACGCATCGGAGATCGAGTCGAGGCACTCGTTGTGGTGCTGGCCGTGGTCATCTCGGTCATTGCCGTGCCGATCGCTGCCGCCGTGGGCACCGTGGTCTACGACTCCCGCAGCCGCCAATACGCCGAGCGGGCCCAGATCAGTCGCGTGGTCACCGGGACAGTCACCAGCCTCAAGGTCGCCTACCACGAATCGTTAGGACCGACGATCACCGTACTTGCCCGATGGGTTGATGGCGGGACCGAACACACCGGCGCAGTGTCGGCGCCTCGGGGAGTCACCATCGGTGATTCGATCGACATCTGGGTGGGTGAAGACGGTTCGCATGTCGGCCCACCCCCCGAAACCGCTGGCGACGAGGCAGTGGCGGCCGCATTATTGACCTGGTTCGGCGTGGCCATCGCGGCAGGCGTGCTGGTCGCCGGTACCCGGGCGGCCTTCAACCGGGCCCGCCACGCGCAATGGCAAAAGAACTTCGACAATCTGGTCGTCGACGGCGACGGGCACACCAACCAGCGCTAA